The proteins below come from a single Biomphalaria glabrata chromosome 10, xgBioGlab47.1, whole genome shotgun sequence genomic window:
- the LOC129928553 gene encoding uncharacterized protein LOC129928553 has protein sequence MYHLERKTLELQNYKEEICQVHHFEVGTLLHYNYPIKVFQVRSKLDLNVKKVIKAYYKDSNYDEKKIVKHFLSEVAVLATIHHPFIMSMDFMGSFPRYLAYVMPFYEDGTLTKVLPSMHQEMSDEYFVQLCAAVNYLHYKKVAHRDFKTDNILITDKKVLIADFGLSDILPTEDTMATKRKGTVVYMSPEQFLKRPFDPFKVSHFFLHF, from the coding sequence atgtatcatcTGGAAAGAAAAACACTGGAACTTCAAAACTACAAGGAAGAAATATGCCAAGTACATCACTTCGAGGTGGGCACACTGCTTCACTACAATTACCCGATCAAAGTTTTTCAAGTCAGATCCAAACTAGACCTCAACGTCAAGAAAGTCATCAAAGCTTATTACAAAGACAGCAATTATGATGAGAAAAAAATCGTAAAGCATTTCTTATCGGAAGTTGCAGTACTTGCCACGATTCACCATCCTTTTATCATGAGCATGGATTTCATGGGATCCTTTCCTCGATACTTGGCATACGTGATGCCATTCTACGAAGATGGCACTCTGACCAAGGTACTGCCTTCCATGCATCAGGAGATGAGTGATGAATACTTTGTGCAACTGTGTGCAGCAGTTAATTATCTTCATTACAAAAAAGTTGCTCACAGAGACTTCAAAACGGACAACATTTTGATCACAGACAAGAAAGTTCTCATTGCTGATTTCGGCTTATCGGATATCTTGCCCACTGAGGATACAATGGCGACCAAAAGAAAAGGAACTGTGGTGTACATGTCCCCAGAACAGTTTTTAAAGAGGCCGTTTGACCCTTTTAAAGTAAgtcatttttttctacatttttga